One segment of Meriones unguiculatus strain TT.TT164.6M chromosome X, Bangor_MerUng_6.1, whole genome shotgun sequence DNA contains the following:
- the LOC132649935 gene encoding PWWP domain-containing DNA repair factor 4-like, whose protein sequence is MNSAEYVLCGWKGQLWPARVLSRPRTSAHSKRRGAPFLEVQILPMGEKTRVRSTKARPLSKSEIVSLASMAGKESQGNGSPKQTRAYRRALKVALDILGEGGCLQGGRTCGQRTSTRTSPQKVPKEQANSKPRPRFRLRVRLCFQKHNQKGQELSQRSPGKQHRQGPVLPVGSQKVPTVRGGKAQAHTTVGPPHFEMKQNVLRGIRVRPCHTTLEGNSGRNACMKKLNTSKPKSLTASASRQSVRAKKEQQAASGPLRCIWSSPKALKQQARFADLHTRATGGQRKNAFHESKEDHGPGTLKPAANSASAACMPPILRLRRSLRIANRKRKIHVLCPHCRVPELEPCAHSKVTKTRFKRRRSTIQKARQAAKVASAQLQNTIERGMLVWFKFQDLPFWPAVVKSVSQNDKMARVLLMEANMQFEHKGVRAPLHKLKHLDCGEKISLIRRASRVYSQGISWCLTVIDHYREGLACGAYLGSFMGYYTAQVSYPLRRAIQEGDLHIDFPKVSYVDLEDWEEENAPGGKGPRKKVLPDRMRAAWDRANQKLVDFIVKRKGADQHLREIVQGRKPSRWVDNLWKSRGEDFCIETYLEDDDQLHLVARHLQEICKEADEALLSLTRGDKVQFTMDVLLPEAIICSIAALYELSYKEAEEKYLHGPPVHYREKELFEKNLLKAARKRSAVRIGAARAPHAPIP, encoded by the coding sequence ATGAACTCTGCAGAGTATGTGCTGTGTGGCTGGAAGGGTCAGCTGTGGCCTGCCAGGGTGTTGTCCAGACCCAGGACATCAGCCCATAGTAAGAGGAGAGGGGCACCTTTCCTGGAGGTGCAAATCTTGCCTATGGGGGAGAAGACAAGAGTGAGGAGCACCAAAGCAAGGCCACTATCCAAGTCTGAAATTGTGAGCCTTGCCTCCATGGCAGGGAAGGAGTCACAGGGCAATGGCTCACCAAAGCAGACCAGAGCATACAGAAGAGCCCTCAAGGTGGCTCTCGATatcctgggggagggaggctgtttgCAAGGTGGAAGGACATGTGGCCAAAGaaccagcacaagaacaagtcCTCAAAAGGTtccaaaagagcaggccaactccAAACCACGTCCTCGCTTTCGCCTGCGCGTGCGTCTGTGCTTCCAAAAGCACAACCAGAAAGGCCAAGAGCTCTCCCAGAGGAGTCCTGGAAAGCAGCACCGTCAGGGTCCTGTGTTGCCAGTGGGCTCACAGAAAGTGCCCACAGTGCGAGGTGGAAAAGCCCAGGCACACACCACTGTTGGGCCTCCACACTTTGAGATGAAACAGAATGTCCTAAGAGGCATCAGAGTACGGCCATGTCACACAACACTGGAAGGAAATTCTGGTCGTAATGCATGCATGAAAAAGCTAAACACATCCAAACCCAAGTCTttgactgcctcagcctccaggcagAGTGTACGGGCTAAGAAAGAGCAGCAGGCTGCTTCTGGGCCACTGAGGTGCATCTGGTCTTCGCCCAAAGCCCTCAAGCAACAAGCACGTTTTGCTGACCTACACACCAGGGCTACTGGAGGCCAAAGGAAGAATGCCTTCCATGAGAGCAAGGAGGACCACGGCCCGGGCACCCTGAAGCCAGCTGCAAACTCGGCCTCAGCAGCTTGCATGCCTCCAATCCTGAGGCTGCGAAGATCCCTCCGCATTGCtaacaggaaaaggaagatcCACGTGCTGTGTCCACATTGCAGGGTGCCAGAACTGGAACCGTGTGCTCACTCAAAGGTGACGAAGACCAGGTTCAAGAGGAGGCGTTCCACCATTCAAAAAGCACGCCAAGCTGCCAAGGTGGCTTCTGCCCAGCTACAGAATACCATTGAACGAGGAATGCTGGTCTGGTTCAAATTTCAGGACCTTCCATTCTGGCCAGCGGTGGTAAAAAGTGTCAGCCAAAATGACAAGATGGCGAGGGTGTTGTTGATGGAAGCTAACATGCAGTTTGAGCACAAGGGTGTCCGTGCCCCTCTACACAAGTTGAAACATCTGGACTGTGGAGAAAAAATATCACTCATAAGAAGAGCCAGCAGAGTGTACAGCCAGGGCATCAGCTGGTGCCTCACAGTGATCGACCACTACAGAGAGGGCCTGGCCTGTGGCGCCTACCTGGGCTCCTTTATGGGCTATTACACTGCCCAAGTCAGTTACCCGCTAAGGAGGGCCATCCAGGAAGGAGACCTGCACATTGATTTCCCTAAGGTGAGCTATGTGGACCTGGAAGATTGGGAGGAGGAGAATGCCCCAGGTGGGAAAGGCCCCCGCAAGAAAGTTCTGCCTGACCGTATGAGGGCTGCTTGGGACAGAGCCAACCAGAAGCTCGTGGACTTCATAGTGAAGAGAAAGGGGGCCGACCAGCACCTGCGGGAGATTGTGCAGGGCAGAAAACCGTCCAGGTGGGTGGACAATCTTTGGAAATCAAGGGGGGAAGACTTCTGTATTGAGACCTACCTGGAGGATGACGACCAGTTGCATCTTGTGGCCAGGCATTTGCAAGAAATATGCAAGGAAGCAGATGAGGCTCTGCTCTCCCTGACTAGAGGAGATAAAGTGCAGTTTACCATGGACGTTCTTCTTCCAGAAGCAATCATCTGCTCCATCGCTGCCCTCTATGAGCTCAGCTacaaggaggcagaagagaagtacCTGCATGGCCCACCAGTGCACTACCGTGAGAAAGAGCTCTTTGAAAAGAACCTCTTAAAGGCAGCCCGGAAGAGGTCAGCAGTCAGAATTGGGGCTGCCAGGGCCCCTCATGCACCCATTCCTTAG